The genome window AGAAGAACAAATAAGTCTTTAGTTTTATAATTACCTTTGTTGAACTGCCCTAATTTATTTTCAAGGATCTCTAAGCACATCTGTATAATAGCAAATTCCTGCTCATCTAATGCCAAGCACTTTTTATTGGTATCCTCATAACATTTATTGATATATATTTTTTCAAATTCTTCTAACAGTTCTTTAATCTCCATGAGCAATTTCTTTCGAAACCTTCCATTTATAGTATTTTTTCACAATAATATAATGTCTCACCATTTGTCCTTTTTTTCAGAAATTCAAATAGACTCTTCTTAAAATTTATTTTATCATTATTACATGCATCTTGTAAATGTCCAAACAAAATAAATTGCTCTATTTGCTCTCCTAGATACCCTAAATATTTAAATTCCTTATCTTCACAATATTCTTGAATATCAAACGCATCATATATGTCATCTTTAAGCCCACAATATTTTTCAAAATCCTTTTTATTAAAAGGGATATTCCATAGAGAATAATTTGCTTCAGCTATCTCCATCAGTATATCATACAAGAATTCTGCAATCACTTTATCAAACATTCTATTGTACAAATTCTGAAAATATACAAGCAAGACATATGTATGCGCTATACATTTATATGACTGCTCTCCTGATCTCCAATACATATTAATTCCATTAAGATTATCATTAACATCATAATCATATAAGAAATCAATCGTAGCAGCGCCTAAATTATATTGATACATTAAGCCCAAAATAATATCATCGTTGCTAATTTTTTTTTCTCTCAAAAATTCTTTTATCGTTGAAAATTTTAATCCTCTCACAAAACTGTCTTGTTGTAATTTATAAACATTTTCCTCATCATATCTGTTATTATACTTAAAATATTTCGCTAAGGTATCAATCACAGGAAGACAATCCTTTTCTATACAACATTTTTTCATGCTTTCATAAGCTTCTTCCAACCCAAATAAAAGTTTTCCTTCCATCTCTTGATCTATCTTATTCTTTTTACGATTGTTTAAGTTCCTAATTTCACACTTTTCAATCTTGTTTAATACATCATCTTTATCCAGAATTTGTTCCATTATTTTTAAGTAATTTATTATTTCAGTTCCAAAACTAAACTTAGCATTTGTATAATCGATATCATATTCTTCCCTTCTTATCCCCTGCTCTGCAAATAATCTCATAGAAGATAAATATCCTACATTAAAAATAAGATATTTAAGCATAGAAATTAATCCACTTTGATTCTTTGTATCTCCCATAAAAATACTAAATAATTTATCTGCCTTCTCACCATAAATTATCCTTAAACTTTTTCTGATAAATTCTTTATTAATACTTGTATTTTCACAATCGAAAAACACCATAGGAGTAAGTTTGCAATCTTCTGTAAAAGTATTTTTTGAAATAATAAAGCAATAATGAATAATAGCATTCTCATTTTCACTTGACCGAACATAATATGAAAAAAACTGATGTAAGGTTTCCTGTCTACGGCTATTAAGTTCTATACAATTTAAAGAGCATAATTTTTCTGGATTGTCTATGGTAAAAGTAGGTAAGTATGAAACATAAGGCATGTTTACGCTCCATATAGATTTCATAATCAAATCTGAAATCCTTTTCCACTGGAATTCATCTTTACAAATAATATGCCCTTGTACAACTTTACTTTGTTCAATTAAATTGTTTTCTTTTTTTCTTTCTTTCCGACTTTTAGCCCCAATTTCAAAAAAAGATTCATAAAATTGTTCATCAAAAATACTCTCAGAAACTTCTTTATTTCTAAGATAATTTTCAATAATATCATTAATTTGCTTAGTACTAACATCCTGCTTCTTTCCCTGATTAGTGTTTTTAGCAAATACATAAAATTTTAGTTCTTTAGCATATGGCTTGATTTCTCTATTTATTCTCATTGAAGTTCTTCCATGTATAAATACATCATCAAGAATAAGAACAGTTTTATTTTTCATTTTTTTTGAATATAACGGTATTGCTGTATCTGTTATTTTTATGCAAGGTTCATATGAAGAAAAATCAAATAATGGCATACAAACTTTATATAAAACATAACATTTTTTTGAAACAAAGATCTTAAAGTCATATTGACTTTCTTCAACCTTTTTCCAAAAATTCATGAGCTCGCAGAAGACATCATCACGCAAAACGCTCACTAATTTATTCCTATAACTCGTTTTATCCATTATTTAATCTTCCTTTTCGTATCGATTTACTTTCTAAACCTATGGGCTTTATTTCTGAATTATTCGTATCATATATCTTTTTCTCAAACAATATTATTCGTGGCTCGGGATGTATGAAATTGTCAAAAAATCTCCAATTTGCAACCACTAAATAAGATATATACATCTTGAAATTGTGAGGTTTTTCAAAAATACTAGCAGCACTTAAATTATCGTAATGCTCTATTTTTCTTGCTGTTGGAGGAATCATCAAAATCGAATATTTTTCTTTTCCTCTATGCTCACTACAAAGTTTATAATCAAAACGTTTTTCTTCCTTAGGAATATAGATAATTCTATAACTATTCATCTCTATTATCAGCTCTTTTATGGCTAAATAATCTATTTTCTTTTTGGGTGTTCTTTTGATGACTATGGAAATGTCATAATAATGGTAATCTTCTTCTCCAATTTCTATAATTTCATTATTTTTTGTGATTTTTCCACACTCTAAAACGGTATAATCATCAATATTATCGGGTTTCTCATCTAAAAGTTCAATACAGACATTATCCAAATCACATTTTCGGTCATCAAAATAGTTTTTTATTCCAATTAGGCTACCTATTGCTGCTACTACTGATGTTCCAAATATAATTTTAAGTATATTGGGAATCTGAAAATTAGTTTCTGGATGCCCCTCGCTATTTACTTCATTATTTTGCTCGATTTGCTCAGATTCTGTTTTTTGTTGTTCTGCATAAATACCTTGCCCACTAAATAAAAACAAAAAAAGAATACTCAGCCACACAAAAAAGTGAAGAAGTTTTCTCCCTCTTCGCTGCATAACCTTCCTCCCCAAAACATAATACGTCTATAATAGTATACTATGTAATGTAAATATTTACAAGCAAAAAATACTGTAGTTCAAACTTATAATGCAAAATACCCAAAAGCACTACCGACGCTACGCTTCAGTGCCGGTTCTCTTAAAAACAAAGAAATATTTTCAAGTTCTTTCAGCTGTACAACATCCACCTTTGCCTGCATCGCTATCTCTTTACTCAATTTCAGTGATCTTCTTTTCTGCCGCTTCAATCTCTACATCACAGGCTTGCTTTACAGCCAGATACTGATTCCGGTGAACCTCCTTCATGATATACCATTCATAGCAATCCTGCTTTTCTGTTTTCTTTTGCAAAATCCTCTGCCGGAGCTGACCGATTTCCTGTTCCAGCTTTGTAGCGTCCTCCTATTGATCGCTGTTATCACGCTTTGCAATACAATATTTTTCTCTCCGCCAGTTTCCCGACCTATTTTATGGTTTTCAGCACAACGGCGTTGATTCTGTCAACTTCATATACCCGGCAGTCATAGATGTTTTCATCTGCTAATGTCAAGTATGGACTTAAAAATCCTCCGGATTTTTTCCAGAGGATTTAAGAAATCTAAAATATCATCCATATTCACAGATACATTGAAGCAGCTTCGATGCTTTTATTATTCCATATTCCATTAGTTTTTCTTTTCAGCTTTCTCATAAATAAAGCCAAATTTTAGATTTAATTTTTTCACAGAAAATGGAGTATATTCTGGTTCCATAATAACTTTCATTTTTGCTTTTTCGCTATCAATAACAAAATAACTACGAAAATCTTCGTATGCTTTAAACAAAATCTGTCGTGAATCACCCTCTCTAAATGTATCTACTTTATACTTCACATCTTCTATATCCACATGGTATTTTCCAGCTATGATTAATACCCTTCCTATATCAAACTTAACCCCAAAAAGCTCACATTCGTAAAGGCCTTCATATATCAAACAGAACGCATTTTCAACCTTTGCTTTTTCATAAAATTTCTGTATCTCTTCTAACTTGTCAAAATTTGATATAACATTCTTACCCAACGGAATCTTCTCGGTATAGCCGGCCTCAATCAGCTCATTTAACACCTCAATTTGTGCATAATCTCTCTCATAGATGTTGTCCGGTCTGTAAAATTTAATATCAAAGAATTTTTCGACTTTTTCAATTTTTCTAAGCATTTCAAGAGAATCATTATCCATCTCGATTGTTCCCTTTAATCTTGACCCTGAAATAATCTTTACACCTGATTCACTTTCAATGTAAAATTCAGTACTATGTTCATCAGTCATATTTTTTACCATAAAGTCAAAATATTCTTCTCGTTCTATCATTGCCCGAACGTTTCGTTCCATTTTGGGAGCTAACATTACAGGAACATTTGTTGTACCTCCGTTCATCGGTCCTTCGCAACAAATATCTAAATAGCGCAATACTTCTTTTCGATTATCTAATCTGACATATGGTACACCGTCTTTTATATAACTATAAACTGATACTCTTTTAAGCGGTATTTCATATTTTTTATCATCTGATTTGAGGACAAATTTGCACTCTTCTTTGATTTCACCTAAAGCTGGTAGCTCACATAATTTTTTGATTTCTGTAGGCTCTTTTTCTATATCATATGATTTCCATCCGTTTTGATATGTAAAAGGATTTATAAATATTTCCTTTTGATTGTCTGCAATACCCAATATTGAAAAAGCATTAGGATGCGTGTCATTATAATAAGCTGCACCAGCAGTTAACATCATACCTCCACCTAATTGACGCTGAAACACGGGTTTCCCTCCGGTTTCCGTATGTCCACATAAAATTAAATCAACCTTTTTTCTAAGTAAATTGAGCGTTGCTGGTCTGCCATCATATTCGCATATTTCATTTGGATGTAAAAATCGCTCAGCATGATGAAACAATGCGATAGTGTAATGTACATCTGTTCCTGGTATTATTCCATACCGCATAAGTTCTTGAATTTGTCTCTGCCCAATCCACATTTTATCTTCTGAGATTTCTGGTATGAAAGATAGTAAAGCTGTATTAAAAGCAACAAATCTTATTACATTTCCCGATGAAAATTTCACATCTTTATACCCTACACTATAGCTATATTCAATTTTATTACCGCAAGGATATGCAAACGGTTCAACGCCCAATTTTTCACAAAACTTGTCATATTCATAAATAGGCGGTTCCATTTCATGCACATGGCTAAAATCATAAATCTCATCAATCGCTTGTATCGTTTTGTCCGTGTAATTCATATTGGTACTCGCATACGCACGGTTTACATCATGATTACCCACACAGAAAGTAATATCTTTTCCTGTTAAACCTGTCGCCTGTAACAATTTTGAGAACCATATTAATGCTTCATCATATTCTTTTTTCTTTCCATGCCAAGCAATGTCTCCGGTTACAACAATATGTTCCGGTTTAAACGCCTTCAAATCCGTTACGCATTCGATCAACTCATCCAAAATTTGATCTTTTTTATTAAATTCCTCTTTTATTCTATAACATTCATAATTTCTACCAAAATGTATATCTGACAAATGTAAAATATTCATAGACGATCTCCCCATTAACTGGTTTAAGTTTTAGTTTGATTATATCTTATTTCTTTATAACTGAAAACAGAAAAAGTGCCGGACACCATAAAAAGTTGTCCGACACTCATCTCAACCGTTCAATATACAGTTTTTGAAATTCCAGATAATCTCATACCGGTCATCCCGGTATATTCTCACTTCCTTTATCATCGCCTCAACCATTTCCTTCGTCAGCGCCGATTCTCTTGCAAACAGGGAAATATTTTCAAGTTCTTTCAACTGCTCGTCATCCACCTCTGCCTGCATTGCCATCTCTTTACTCAATTCAGCGATCTTCTTCTCTGCCGCTTCAATCTCTGCATCACAGGCTTGCTTTACAGCCAGATACTGATTCCGGTCAGC of Roseburia hominis contains these proteins:
- a CDS encoding metallophosphoesterase, coding for MNILHLSDIHFGRNYECYRIKEEFNKKDQILDELIECVTDLKAFKPEHIVVTGDIAWHGKKKEYDEALIWFSKLLQATGLTGKDITFCVGNHDVNRAYASTNMNYTDKTIQAIDEIYDFSHVHEMEPPIYEYDKFCEKLGVEPFAYPCGNKIEYSYSVGYKDVKFSSGNVIRFVAFNTALLSFIPEISEDKMWIGQRQIQELMRYGIIPGTDVHYTIALFHHAERFLHPNEICEYDGRPATLNLLRKKVDLILCGHTETGGKPVFQRQLGGGMMLTAGAAYYNDTHPNAFSILGIADNQKEIFINPFTYQNGWKSYDIEKEPTEIKKLCELPALGEIKEECKFVLKSDDKKYEIPLKRVSVYSYIKDGVPYVRLDNRKEVLRYLDICCEGPMNGGTTNVPVMLAPKMERNVRAMIEREEYFDFMVKNMTDEHSTEFYIESESGVKIISGSRLKGTIEMDNDSLEMLRKIEKVEKFFDIKFYRPDNIYERDYAQIEVLNELIEAGYTEKIPLGKNVISNFDKLEEIQKFYEKAKVENAFCLIYEGLYECELFGVKFDIGRVLIIAGKYHVDIEDVKYKVDTFREGDSRQILFKAYEDFRSYFVIDSEKAKMKVIMEPEYTPFSVKKLNLKFGFIYEKAEKKN